The Methylomonas montana genome has a window encoding:
- a CDS encoding circularly permuted type 2 ATP-grasp protein: MATQSIWAQYSADKAYDEMIAAGGKSRDACASLSQYLQSLGMEAIKGRLSAAEAAIMEMGITFTVYSDEGNIDRAWPFDIIPRLIDFQEWKIVETGLKQRLKALNCFINDIYNEQQIIKDGLVPAELIASSSNFRQECLGMRPKFGSWANICGSDLVRAGDGKLYVLEDNLRVPSGVSYMIENRVITKRIFPELLENLNILPVDDYPTQLFEMLASLAPKPDDTPQIAVLTPGIYNSAYFEHAFLAQQMGAELVEGGDLLVKDDDCVYMRTIKGLEQVDVIYRRIDDLFLDPEVFHKDSVLGVKGLMRAWKAGNVALANAPGAGVADDKVVYAYVPEMIRYYLNEEPILPNVPTYLCSDPEQCAYVLAHLPELVVKPANESGGYGMLVGPHATQKEIRHFHKLIQDNPRNYIAQPTLALSTCPTLCGDKLEPRHIDLRPFILQGENSFVTAGGLTRVALRAGSLVVNSSQGGGSKDTWIINREQ, encoded by the coding sequence ATGGCTACGCAATCGATTTGGGCGCAGTACAGCGCCGACAAGGCTTACGACGAAATGATAGCAGCGGGCGGCAAGTCTCGTGACGCCTGCGCCAGTTTGAGTCAATACCTACAATCCTTGGGCATGGAAGCCATTAAAGGCCGATTGTCGGCGGCGGAAGCGGCGATCATGGAGATGGGCATCACCTTCACGGTTTACAGCGACGAAGGCAATATCGATCGGGCGTGGCCGTTCGACATTATTCCGCGCTTGATCGATTTTCAGGAATGGAAAATCGTCGAAACCGGCCTGAAGCAACGCCTGAAAGCCTTGAATTGCTTCATAAACGATATTTATAACGAACAACAGATTATCAAGGATGGCCTGGTGCCGGCCGAACTGATCGCCAGTTCCAGCAATTTCCGTCAGGAATGTCTGGGCATGCGACCTAAGTTCGGCAGTTGGGCCAATATCTGCGGTAGCGATCTGGTACGGGCCGGCGACGGTAAGCTGTATGTGTTGGAGGACAATTTACGGGTGCCGTCCGGTGTGTCCTACATGATCGAAAACCGGGTGATTACCAAGCGGATATTTCCGGAGTTATTGGAAAATCTGAATATTTTGCCGGTGGACGATTACCCGACCCAATTGTTCGAGATGCTGGCTTCACTGGCGCCCAAGCCTGACGACACGCCGCAAATCGCGGTTTTGACACCGGGCATCTACAACTCCGCGTATTTCGAACACGCTTTCTTGGCCCAGCAAATGGGCGCGGAGCTGGTGGAAGGCGGTGACTTGCTGGTCAAGGACGACGATTGCGTCTATATGCGCACCATCAAGGGCTTGGAGCAAGTCGATGTGATTTACCGGCGCATCGACGACTTGTTTCTCGACCCGGAAGTGTTCCATAAGGACTCGGTGTTGGGCGTCAAGGGCTTGATGCGGGCGTGGAAGGCCGGCAATGTGGCCTTAGCAAATGCGCCAGGTGCTGGCGTGGCGGATGACAAAGTGGTGTATGCCTACGTGCCGGAAATGATTCGGTATTATCTAAACGAAGAACCCATCCTGCCCAATGTACCGACTTATCTATGTAGCGACCCAGAGCAATGTGCCTATGTGTTAGCGCATTTGCCGGAACTGGTGGTGAAGCCGGCCAACGAATCGGGCGGCTACGGTATGTTGGTCGGTCCTCACGCTACGCAAAAGGAGATCAGGCATTTTCATAAGTTGATCCAGGATAATCCGCGTAATTACATCGCCCAGCCGACCTTGGCTTTATCGACTTGCCCGACACTGTGTGGCGACAAACTGGAACCTCGGCACATCGATTTGCGGCCCTTTATCTTGCAAGGCGAGAACAGCTTTGTCACCGCCGGCGGCTTGACCCGCGTGGCGCTGCGGGCCGGTTCGCTGGTGGTGAATTCTTCGCAGGGCGGTGGCAGTAAAGACACTTGGATTATCAATAGGGAGCAATAA